Below is a genomic region from Virgibacillus dokdonensis.
CCATTTCATTTAAATTCATTTCATAATAAGCATCAGAAGCAATCGGCAAGGATAGAATGGACTTGCTTGTATCAAAATCATTTGCTAGGTATTCATAACGGAATTTCTGCTTCGTTTGGACTTTATTAAAAATCGGTTTCGGTTCAATTTTTCTTCGTTTCGTATCTTGTCGTTTGTTTACTCGAATCACAACGGATTGTCCTTCTTGTAATCTCATCAATTCATCTGAGGTCAACAATGCCCTCTCCTTGGTTGATTCACTATGCGATTTATCAAACGAATGTAATTCCCCACTTCGACTCACATCTGTAATCGTTCTTGTTCCCAACATACTCGAATAATGTTCGGCAGTGCTTTTATCTTCCGTTAGAATATATATTTGATTGGAACAGTTTCCAATGATGGTGTCTGATTCTTCGCCATACATTGATTTAACCTGGGAGTAAGCTTGGATAATTAAGTGATAGCGAAAACCTCGCCCAGCACCAACTGTCACCATTCCGGCCATTCCCTCAATCGTTGGCATATTTCCAAATTCATCTAATAGGAAGTGAACATTTCGCTTCATTTTCCCGCTCTGGCTTTTTGTTGCTTTCTCAGAATTTATTCTATAAAGTTGACTGATTAAAATGCTTGCCAATACCTCATTTGACTTATCAGAATCAGGTGTTGCTATGAATAATGCAATTGGTTTATCACCAAACCCTATATCCGTTAGATCCAAACTATTATACCCAGTTACTTTCGCATTCGGTTCTAACGTAAATATCTGCAATTTATCCATGGCCACACTGAAAATACTTCCTCTTGTATTTCCTGTCGCGAAGTTCGATGTCGCATACATCATTCTTGCTGGATTATTTTCATCTCTTGCTTGAAAAAACAAATCCAAGGCATTATTTCCTTCCTCGTCATTGTCACTTCCTTTTGTTGAAAGGAAGTTTGCTACGGAATACATCGTCACCCGTTCTTCTTTTCCTTGAGTGACCATATCCTCTGTTAATGCAAGAATAATTGCCGTCACAAGTGATTTCGCACTGTTTGACCAGAAAGGATCTTTGGCGTTTGGATCATGGTATAAGCTATACGCAACACTGTTTGCATATTTCTGTGCATCACTATGAAGCCCTTTCCTCCATGAATCAATCACCAACTGTAAAGGATTGAAGCCCATACTCATATCATGCTGAATTAGATTGAACACATGGACATCATATCCCCGTTCTATCAACGTTTCATAAGAAGCACCAGATAGCTCACCTTTTGGATCATTGATAACCATCGAAGGTTTTTCACTCGCTCTGCTTTGTACATCTATCATTGGCACAACAAATGTTTCACCCTTACCACTACGAGTAATACCAATCACCATCGTATGGACTGGGGCATCATCAATTAATAATTGATAGTTATTACCTTCATGTAATCCAGCAATAATTGTACCGCCTTTCCCCTCATATTCTTTTATTTTTGATGGAATACTTAAATATTGTTTTTTCATATTCTTCACTTTTTCAAATTCGTTGGTTCCGTGTTGACCTTTGTTAATCGATTGATAGTTCATTTTCACATTGTATAGGAGTTTCAATACACTGATCCCAATCAATATATAAAATCCCACATAAAACTCTATCCACTCGTATTGGAAAATGAAAAAGTAATGCCAATCGACAGAGAATGTATGGAAATTTACCTTTTCTGAATTCGTTGCAAAACCTTCCACTAAATGTAATACTTGTTGCAAAAAATGTAACAGGAAATTCGCAACGAAAAATCCTACAACAGCAATACATACTATAAAGAAACTTATGGTTTTCCAATCGCTTAAACGTTCTGTTAATGACTTTTTATCATTGGCATGCTGCATCTTTTACTCCTTTCTTTACAGATCATCATCATTTTTATGATAATGATATTTCATTTACATTTTGTTTAGTCTGCTCCAACTGATTCGTATCTTGTAAATATCTTTTGGTGAATTGCTCTCGGTTACCTTGTAAAAATTCGTTTGCATCTTGATAGCCGTCACTATAACGGAATAACGAAACATTTTCACCTAGACCTTCCTTTTCTAGTGCAAAAACAAGTTTTCTTGTTGCTTTCCAGCCTGCTTTATCATCATCCATTGCCACTAGAATATGCTTATCTGTAAATGTATCT
It encodes:
- a CDS encoding VirD4-like conjugal transfer protein, CD1115 family, which encodes MQHANDKKSLTERLSDWKTISFFIVCIAVVGFFVANFLLHFLQQVLHLVEGFATNSEKVNFHTFSVDWHYFFIFQYEWIEFYVGFYILIGISVLKLLYNVKMNYQSINKGQHGTNEFEKVKNMKKQYLSIPSKIKEYEGKGGTIIAGLHEGNNYQLLIDDAPVHTMVIGITRSGKGETFVVPMIDVQSRASEKPSMVINDPKGELSGASYETLIERGYDVHVFNLIQHDMSMGFNPLQLVIDSWRKGLHSDAQKYANSVAYSLYHDPNAKDPFWSNSAKSLVTAIILALTEDMVTQGKEERVTMYSVANFLSTKGSDNDEEGNNALDLFFQARDENNPARMMYATSNFATGNTRGSIFSVAMDKLQIFTLEPNAKVTGYNSLDLTDIGFGDKPIALFIATPDSDKSNEVLASILISQLYRINSEKATKSQSGKMKRNVHFLLDEFGNMPTIEGMAGMVTVGAGRGFRYHLIIQAYSQVKSMYGEESDTIIGNCSNQIYILTEDKSTAEHYSSMLGTRTITDVSRSGELHSFDKSHSESTKERALLTSDELMRLQEGQSVVIRVNKRQDTKRRKIEPKPIFNKVQTKQKFRYEYLANDFDTSKSILSLPIASDAYYEMNLNEMVYSAKVRDDLYLRMADVMESDDFIRLKRNLMQVEGLSQKDRSTLQKQMLEVEEWSFLHYLSYLVYHPNLEALHLKLMEPVYKYLPEDTVSSWQEKINERMEHQLELRKQKNESEQENEEEALIQKAISAN